Genomic window (Arachis hypogaea cultivar Tifrunner chromosome 13, arahy.Tifrunner.gnm2.J5K5, whole genome shotgun sequence):
agactctgattctacataatacctgtttaatacccatgctaacttaagcatcggagtttcttgcaggtacccccacccttcggtgacagaggatcagcagTATATCCAGGTCCAAACAAGTCGGACGTACCAGCTCCGGTCGTCATTCACCAACCGAACACATcgttccgaccagcacagaagatctcgtccgagatcgacctacaatttcaggtaaccctcggaacagtatgACTCGCTTTTGTCTGAGATCTTAGGGGTACAgtacacagcccccaagcttgactTGTTGTAATTCAACAAGTTGAGCTTTTTCTTGTAGAGTTATACCTCGGCAGTTTTTGTAGAATACTGAAACTCCCAAACTCAACGTGTGTTTCAAGcttggattttgaaaaaaaaaataaaaaaaaataaaaaatggttttgaaaaagttttgctTTGTGAATTGGGCTGCAATAAAGTTATGTTTGGTTGGTTGGATCCAGATCGTTTTGCGTTGGGCgcgtgtttattatttttttcaactccCCACTAAAATAGTGGGTTGTAATTAAACTTTTACCGTTTCTTTTTTGGAAAGACACGAGACACAACTTCAGTTGTAAAATTTGATAAGTGTGAGAAGACATGTCTTCTAGAGGTTAGTTTTCTCATCTTCTTACTGTCTTCTCGTTCTTCTCCTCTGTTTATTTTCTGAAAAATGGCTAAAGAAAAGCTGAAAGTTGTCAAAGTGAATAAAGAGAACCCTTACCATTGGGTTCATGTTGATGTAAAAACTTGTGCGTCGTCATACTGTGATTACGAGTCGCTTCGTGGTTTGGAAGCCCTAAGGTTTGTTAGGAGGGAGGCTTCTGGTGTTGGTGTTGAATTTCTTCCTTAGACCAGTGAGGAGAGGGTTTGTGAGAGGAGAGGGGACTGGGGTTATTTTTATATGCATGTCCCTTACTTGCCTGAGTTGCATGTAAAGTTTCCTTTCTCAGATTTCGAGTGTAAGGTTTTAACTCAGCTGAACTGTACTCCGTCGCAGTTACATCCAAATTCCTGGATATTTTTGCGTGCATTTGAATGTCTGATGAGTTTTCTGAATTTTCCTGCTTCtcttaatgtttttttttctttgtttcaatCAAAAGGGGTACAGAAAGGGCTTTGGGTATTTCTGAGTAGTTTTCCTGGTTGCTCTATCTTCCTATTGTATAAATCTTCCTTTAAAAACTTCAAATCTATATTTCTAAAGATCCGTTCTTTGGAGTCTGAATATTCTTTTTTAGCATGATAATGAGTTGATAGAGAAATATCATTTGTATTGGTGTTTAGAACCATTGCAAATCCTCCCTTGAAGCTAATGAGAGGAGTGAGGAGGAGGactttttgttagaatttttaaTCGAAAATTTTGCTGCTGCGGAATGTTTGTCTATTCCTGATTTATTGAGATACGAAGAGGAAAATGACAGGGAAGGGCTGGAATTGTATATAGGTAATTTTGGCTTTTATATGCTTTGATTTTGTTTGATTGCCTATTATTCATTGTTTGTTTTTCGTTGTTGTAGGTAGTAGGGTTCTGAATTTGAGTTCTACCAAATTTCAAGCGTACCTGAAAAAGAAAGGTGAGAAGGGCTAGCGCTTCCAGGGTTGTGAAGGTGATAGATGGGGATGTTGCCTATTCCTCTGCCCAGCCTCGTCCCTCTCCAAAGAGGAGGAGGACCGAGTCGGAGAAGTCTTTGGAAGTGATTTCCGAAGGTGATTGTGGTGTAGATGCAAAGTCTATTTTTGAAAGGCAACGGAAACTACATGGTTTTATTTCTGGGGCGAATCCGCATTCGGTGTGGAGTGATCAGTTTTCTATTTCCGAGCTTGCTGATCGTGTGTCCCAGTATCCAGGAGACATGGGTCTCGCGCGTCGGATTGGGGTTGAGGGGATGGGGAAGTTCATTCAGGTTGGTTTTCCTATTGATTTCCTTTACGCTCCTGTTAGAATTTTTTGATTGTGTTTCTGTCTTTTTCTATGTAGATTGTCGCATCTCGGCTATTGTGCATTGGGCATGCTACCGAACTGTTGGGCTCCGAACGACAGGTAATAGTGGAAAAGGCGCTAACCCTCGAGCGTTTGCTAAAAGAGAGAGATGAGGTCGTTATTGACGTGACCtcaaaaatgaaagaaaggaGAGACGAGATCTTCTGCCTTCAAGAACAAATCAGATTGTTGCAAGCTAAGGTTAAGGAGAATGCTAAGACTAAAGGTGAGCTGACCTCTCATCTTAATGAACCTGAAGAGGAGAAGATGGACATGTTTGTGGATGGGGGTTGTTCGTGCCGTTAGTCAAGTCACACTGTTTTCTCCGAACTTTGATGTAAGGAAGCTCGATGTGACCAAAATAGTTGTTAATTGGGAGCTTGTCGAGGATGAAGCTGGCGTGGAGCATGCTGAGAGCGTTCCTCCTCCTTCTTGAAAAAatgtgtgtatttatattttggaGTTGTTTTTCCGATTTGTTTGGAATATTTTGAACTTTGTTTTGCCCGACAATTTTGGTGTCGGTTTTAGCTGCTATGATACTTTATAAACTGCATATGGATGAATGTTGACTCTAGCTTTTGTTTGCTAGTTAGATAATAGATGTTGTTTTGTCTTTACAAATATTTTGGACAAGGATCCCGAATTGGGGActtttagtattttaaaagagAAACTCTTTTCATCTGTACTGAATAGTATGTTTGTAGTTTGGAATGGCTTTGTTCGACCTTTGTATGATGATGATTTTCGAATTGGCGTTTCCGACCTATGTGGTTGGTTTCGTTATTAGCAAGATGGATGCGATTTCTATCGCTGTTTTGTCGGTTTGGTGATATGtgtttagtatttttttgaaatatagaTAGTTGAGCATAATATGACAAATTTATTGGTATACGAATCAGTCTTTTGAGGAAGGTATGAAGTGGTATTTCTTTCCATAAATTGTCTGCCATTATCAGATACGATTTCCCTAGGTAAACCGAATCTGCATATAATTGATTTCCAAATGAAATTTTGTACCTTTTCTACCGTTATTTTCGCAAGAGGCTGTGCTTCTAttcattttgtgaaataatcaacGGCTACCAAGAGGAACTTTACCTGTCCTGTTGAGACTGGGAATGGTCTGAGTATGTCCATCCCCCATTTGTGAAATGGCCAGCTGACGTCTGAGGTATGTAATAGCTCGGTTGGGTTGTGGATGAGTGATGCGCATCTTTGACATGCATCGTAGTTTAGTACCTTATTTCTGCAATCTTTTCTTAACGTCGACCAAAATTATCCTGCTCGGAGTATTTTTGTAGCCAAACTCCTACTTCCAGTATGGTATCCGCAGATCCAATCATGTACCTCGTCCATGGCGGTTTCTACTTCTGCTCGGCCGAGGCATTTCAGCAGAGGTCGGGAAATACCTTGCCTGTATAGGTCCGCCCCTAATAGGGTATACTGGTTTGCTTTGTATCTGAATGTCCTTGGGTTTTCACCCTCTGGTATTTGTCCGCTTTTTAAGTAGCGAATAAATGTGCTTCGCCAGTCTTCTTCCTGTGACACGCTTAGAATAGATTTTGTATCTAAACTAGATTCCGTTAGTGTAAGAtgatttaatttttctgtttgatCGGTTACTATATATGTAGCTAATTTGGATAAAATATTGGCCCTACAGTTTTGTTCTCTAGGCATATGCagtatttcaaaattttgaaaagatttcatCATGGTTTTGACCGAGTTCAAATACTTTTCTAGAAGTGAGTCTCGTACCTGAAAATGACCGTTTACCTGTTGTACCACAAGGAGGGAGTCACAGTGTACTTTTAAACTGAAAATCCCTACTTCCTTGGCTAACCTTAGGCCTACTAGTAGAGCTTCATACTCGGCCTGGTTATTGGTTGTTTCGAAAAGAAACTTTATTGACTGCTCGGCGTGGACTCCATTATCGTCTTTCAGGAGGATTCCTGCTCCACATTCGTTTTCGCTGGATGCTTCGTCCACGTATAATTCCCATGTTTTGATGTGATCCTCTTTGTCTGTGAATTCCAAGATGAAGTCGGCCAATGCTTGTACTTTAGGTGATCCTTGTGACTGATATGATATGTCAAATTCAGAGAGCTCTATCGCCCATTTCGTCAATCGTTCTGCTAGGTCTGGTTTTGATAATATGTGTCGTAGGGGATGACCGGTCCGAACTATAATTGGGTGTGTTTGAAAGTAATGCCTCAACCGTCGAGCAGTGATTACTAGACCGAATGCCAATTTTTCTATCATCGGGTATCTTGTCTCGGCATTTTGCAAGACTTTGCTTATAAAGTACACCGGGTGTTGCTCTTTCCCTGCTTCTGTTACAAGCACAAAACTAATAGTGTTAGTGGAAATTGAAAGGAATACAAAGAGTAGTTTACCTTGTTCCGATTTCTTAAGTATAGGTGGTGACCCCAGGATATGTTTGAATTCAGAAAAGGCCCTTTTACAATCTTTTGTCCAAACGAACTTGTCCGACTTCTTCATGGTTTTGAAGAAGTGATAGGATCTGGTGGCTGCAGCTGGTAAGAATCTGGATAGGGCGGCTAAGTAACCTGTGAGATGTTGTACTTCCTTGATCGTTTTCGGTGACTGCATTTTTAGGATTGCTTGGCATTTGTCGGAGTTGGCTTCTATACCTCTGTTTGTGAGCATAAACCCGAGAAATTTGCCTTTCTGTACGTCAAATGCGCATTTTATGAAGTGAAAATGACTCTCAATATCAATATCACACCACTTTCTCCTGGTTAGTATATATAGGCATTTTTTGTGCAAGCATAAACCGCTGGACCCGTGTAGCAGTTTATGCATATTACCAATTTACACAGAAACCGTTGGACCTCTGTAGCAGTTTTTCGCCATTTGCGAAGTCAACGTAAACCGCGAGACCCTGTAGCAGTTTATGTTCATTTGGAAACCGTGGGATCTCTGTCGCGATTTCTATAGAATAGTGAAAAATTGCATTTTTGGTATACAATTTGCAAAAGTTGTATTTGGATAAATTTGAGTACCAAATGATTTATTTTAATCATTTGCCCATTTTCATAAATGTAGTAAGATATACATTTATTCTGGAatatattgaataaaaaatttaaatacattttttattttatgaaatatttgtttttcttttatagtttcTTTCTTATATTCTAATAAagtaaagttttaaaaatttctattttactCTTAATAAATGTGTTATATATGTGAAGATTAACTATTGAATCAAAATAATaggaaaactaaaacaaaaatattttaaattttattagatgaaataaaaagaaaaaaagttttaTAATAACCAAAACAGGAATCAAATGTTttatatattagtaaaaataaaaagtttacaaTAAATCATAATGGCCATAGCTGCAAGAGGGGTTTTAGTAACAGACCTTGTAAAATAGGAGACGAGAGAAATGAGTGTGTGTACAAATATGAATATATGAGATGGTCAACATTCCTATGACCCTTGAGCTGGTTTTGAACGGTCTTCCCTCCTCAAAGAATATCCACCTTTCAAATTTTGCATGTCACCCTCCCCTCATTCATATCATCCTCTCCTTCTccccctctcttctctctttctctttctctatctTTCTCTACTCTTTCTTTCATACCAACACCAAATGTGAAAGGAGGaaccctttttccttttttttcctttcttttttttttttttttacgttttccAACCAGGAAAATGCTTTGAACACAAACAGTTGTTCCTCCTTTTATGAGATTGGTGCTAGCATGGTGGAGTGACTGGGCTCACGAATCTTCTTTGGAATAAACTAAATACCAACAgccattattattattcaaacacAGATCAGAGAAGATTCAAAAGCACCGCGTGCGTTATCTTCACAGGTCCATGCAAGCTACCATCCTATCTATCATCATTCGAGAAGAATAGCTAAAAACAAACACAATTGATTACACGTAgctaccaaaaataaaaaataaaaaataaaaacaagaaaagaaaagaaagaaagtgaaagagaaaTAAGAGGAGGAAAGAAACCATGCAAGGTAGATTTTGTTGGTCGACTTGTTTCTGAAATTAAACCATGCAAAAGAGCTAAGCGTTTTGAATccttctttgttttgttttgtttgtgttgCAGAATTTAGGGGTAAGTTGCAGAAGGTGATAAAGAAAGCGAATCCAGATATAGATTGGGGGGTTTTCAATAACTATAACAACTACTACTACAACAACAGAAAGGAGGAATCTAAATCAGGCTCCGATGAATTGGCATCGCCTCGGGGGATGTTCGAAGCTATGTCGACTGCTGACTCCGACTACAGCTCTCGCGGGAGCAGTAGCAACTACAGCAGCCTACATTCCCCGGGGAATCGCCCTCCCTCGCCGCCGGGTCCGGGTCTGCCAAAGGCGAACGCGACGAAGGGGGACGTGAACGGGCAGCAGCAGTGGAAGGTAATGATTGACGTGCTGAGGTTCAAGAACGTTAGAAGGTTCTCGAACATTCCCTTGCTAGCCGCTAGCTACGAGATCTCTAGGAAGAACCTAAGGAAGAAGGTGGCTCGCAAGAGAGACGGCGAAGACGATGACGATCTTCCCATTGATCTCGATAGCATCCCAACCAAGCCTTCTTGGCGAAATTTCCCTTACGCTGATCTCGCTGCTGCCACCGATAATTTCTCCCCTGGTAAATCCATGCATCATGCTTGCATTTACAAACTCGATCGATATTATTGGTTTAGTATTTTGAACGTGTGATGATTGAACAGAGAACATGCTTGGAAAAGGTGGTCATGCTGAAGTGTATAGAGGATGTTTACCGGACGGTCAAATTGTAGCAGTGAAGAGgctgatgatgaatgatgagaaGGAAATTGAGGACCAAGTTGGTGATTTCTTGTCAGAGCTTGGAATCATTGCTCACATAAACCACCCAAATGCAGCACTCCTTCTGGGATTTGGCATTGAGAAGGGCCTCTACTTTGTCCTCCAATACGCTCCTCGTGGCAGCCTCTCTTCTTTACTCTTTGGTACGCCGCCTCTCTTTCTTTCCCTTGCTTCTCAATTCATTATTCACACCTTTTCCATCTCACATTTCAGGTTCTCAAGGCTTGGAGTGGAAGGCAAGGTTCAAGGTAGCTTTTGGGGTCGCTAAAGGATTGAAGTACCTCCATCATGATTGTCCAAGAAGAATCATTCACAGAGACATCAAAGCCTCAAACATATTACTCGACAATAACTTTGAAGCTGAGGTATATCTACACTTGTAAATGACATTATTCTTAACTTACCTTCACATTTgaaccttcatcttttccttctctAGATTTCGGATTTCGGATTGGCAAAGTGGCTTCCAGACCAGTGGGAACATCATGTTGTGTTCCCCATTGAAGGCACATTCGGgttgctttaattatttctgtgTCTTACTTAATTTGGTCTCTCTGTAAATCGTTACCTCTAAATAGCTGCTTGCATTCATGGCTGCAGGTATTTGGCTCCAGAGTACTTTATGCATGGACTTGTGGATGAGAAGACTGATGTATTTGCATTCGGGGTTTTGTTATTGGAACTCATAACTGGGCGTCGCGCAGTCGATTCAAACAGCAGGGAGAGTCTTGTGATCTGGGTATGTCTTCATAGCaagaaaaatacaaatttaacGTTACATTATGGCATGAACAACTGAAATTTCCTTTTATATCTCTGAGTAGTCTTGCACAGTAGCTAGGACTAGATTGAGAAATATTGAGAGGGACCGTGGCTTATATATATATTGCACTATATATGGATTAGGCAAAACCACTGTTGGATGCAAAGCAGATTAAGGAAATAGTAGACCCAAGATTAGGAGATCAGTATGATCTTATTGAAATGAAGAATGCTATGACAACGGCTTCCCTATGTGTCCACCACAAGCCCTCCATGCGGCCATACATGAACAAGGTAACAATATGAATCCTTTCACGCCATtgcaaatcaaaaacaaaatattaaatgatgaCTTAATTTGAATATAGGTTGTGAAGCTGCTCAAGGGCGAAGAGGTAGCAGTTGAGATCACTCAAAAAACAAAATCCCCAAGATCATTATTGTTAGATGCATGTGATCTTGAAGACTATACTTGCTCTAATTACTTAAATGATCTTAATCGCCACAAGCAATTAATAATGGAGTGATGATGCATTATTTGACCTCCCCTCTGCTTTTTTGTTTGCCTATTTGTTGTATAATCTTGATATTCATTGGAACTTTGTAATATTTGTAGCTCTGTTGTGTGGGGTTGAAGTTAACAATTGAACTTGCAAGCTTGTCTCAATTTCAAATTTTGCAAGGTAATTTTAGGCTTGTAATTTGCCGTGAACTTCTTGTACTCTGCATTAGTCAAGAACCAAGCAATGTTAATAGTTTGTTTAGATGACTGACAATTTCTAACGGACataaattttaatgcaaagatcTACTTTTTACAGATTTTGCATCACAAGTTGTTGCTACAATTCTTCAATCTTTACTTGCAAACATTTTTACATTCCAAGTTATTCGAACTCGATATTAGAGTAATCCAAAATCTTTGATACCAGTTATGTCTAAGTACATACAATAACAAGTTAACAgcacaaattaaatatatatatatatatataggaattgatttattaaaaaacgAAAAGATACAATTTGATTTACTTTATACAAGGGCGTGTCTATGTCTTATCTTAATATCTACTATAGTCTATACAGTGTCTATACACTTGATTCCATCATCTCGCtcagcaaaaaataaataaatcaaaagcAAGTAGCACGCCATAACAGAATGGCAACGGAGGCGTTGCTCCAATTAGGAATCTTAATCCTAACATTATCCCTCTTCTTAGTAATGACCTATCTCCGCAACCAAACACTTCACGCCAGAACCCGAGCCCGAAATAGAGACCCTAAGCCAGAGGCCAACCGCCACCTGGCCCAAGCATCCCGCCTTCTCGCTCTCGCTCGCCCCAGAGACGCCAGGGCTGCACTCACAGAAGCCGACCGGGCCCTCTCCCTCAACCCCAGGGAGCCCACGGCACACATACTCCGGGCCCGGGCGCTCCGAATCATGGGCCACCACGCCGCCGCCCTCAGATCCATGGATTTCGCACTTTGGCCTCCGGCGGTACGGCTGCTCTCCACGGAGGATCGCGCGGACGCGCTAGTGGAGAGAGCAGAGCTGAAATTAGCGGTGAACCGGAGGCGGCGAATTGACTCGGCGGTGGAGGACCTGATAGCGGCCGTGGAACTGAGTGAAGGAGAACGAGTTGACTCGGAGGCGCTGTGTTTGTTAGGGAAGTGTTATGAATCGAAGGGGATGAAAGAGAAGGCCAAGGAGGCTTTCCGGAAGGTTCTAGATGTTGAACCCGATTCTATTGAGGCTCGTAATGGATTGGACCGTTTAGGCCCATGAActagttttttgtttttggttatcCATTTCAAGATGAAGTTCTCTTCCACAAATTCGAATTATCTGAATTGTTTGGATAGATTATTTGTGCAATACGAAtaagtatttaatttaattataaaaatggaATGTAAGCACATTCCACGAAGTCACACAATGATGTACTTTGTGATTTTGTACTAAAAAAATGTATATGATATAACTAGGTTGATATGATTTGAGTTTGTTATGCTAGAGTTGCCACATTTTTGCAATTAGAAACTTGTATAAAATGATTGCTCAATGCTCATCTCTGAGATGACAGGTTACTTGCATAATCCAGTTTACGTTTCCTAGTATAACTGTATCACAAACACAATCCTGCTATCTCGATCTCATTCAAATTATCGGCCGCATATAGAAGTCAGTTGCTGCTGGAGCTGCAGTTACATTGGCATGATAGCATCGTTAACGGCATCGGGGGAATGAAATTGGTAGCAATATGGTGTCACAGAATCAAACTGTGCAGGAGGAGCCGGAATGGTTGACAATGTCATGATGCTACTCTCACTCTCAGTCTTAGGTGGCTGATGAGTATGAGTACTAGCAGCTTCTTCCTTCTCTGATTCTAGGGAAAGCCTCAACCGTTTGGCTACCCCGCCAACGGGAAGAGAATTATTCATTATGGCTTCCACATTGTACCTACTCGTCTCAAAATTGGTTACTGCATTTAACCCTCTGAACTTTATTGCCGCAATATCGTATGCCTCCGCGGCTTCCTCTTCACTTGCTGTCACAAAAGTACCATAATTTGTAGATTGGAgattttaaaattacaaattgGACAGAAAGGGCAGAAAGGAACTGACCAAATGTCCCTAGGTATAGATCTTTGTTCCCTGCAACGCGGCCTATTCTCGCTTGCCATCTACCTTGTTGATGATGCCTGCTGGATCCAAAAAAATAAAGGCATGTATGAGCATCAATAACATGTTGAATTGCTAATTCGAagattggaatttggaaataacCTTGTAACACCCCTGTATATGGAAGCTCCCCTGGAGAAACCACTACTTCTCCTGCAACAAGGAGGAACAACTACACAGGTTTAGTTGCTTGCTGCATTAAAATGCATTTAAATATGTATAACAGGCTAACTCAGGCATAGTAAAACCTTCGTAGTGATGCAATAAATTCAAGCTTCCCCACATCTTTCATCTCTTCCAATTCCTTTATATAATTAGAAACCTGACAAATCAAATAACGTAAAATTGTCAAGTCATATTGATTATATGAAGTCTATGCCTTAACTTCTTATGCACACTGATTACTACAATGATCTAAAAAGAATAGAATCAAAAGATTATTACAGGGAAGTTAGTGGTAGCTGTGGGGCCCCAGTACTTTAGAGCTGCCAAGTCATAGGCTCTTGCGGCcttttcttccttgtcatatccACCTGACAAACCATGACATTTTACTATACATTACAAAATCACAATTCAAATAACTAGATACTATCAAGCTTAGAATGAGAAAAAAATGTTGGTTGTTAAAATATTTCTTACCCAAATATACTGCAGAAGTAGTTAAAAGATATGGGTGACGTGCATCGAGCCATAATCCATGCAGGAAAAAAAAACGaataaatcaaatttgatctaatAGAGTGGTCAATATATTCTGGCAAAAACTAAACTTTACTAACAGGAAAAAAAAGGGGGGTCAGAACAGAAGAAAAAGTTATCAAATGCATGCAACCActtgcttccttctcttcttttcacTGTGCCATATAGGAGtatatccatcaatcctcatTCCCCACCCTTTTCTCTTGTTTAAGACAAGTACAAAAGGGCCAATCAAATGTTTATTTAGAAAGGTTAATTAGCACTAGCTTCCTAGAGGTTAAAATTCAATAATCCCACACTAGCTGTCTCATTGTCAAAGTCTATATACCCTTAAGGCCTTAATTAAGACAGCACAGACCCATCCTCCTAAAACCCGGCGAAAAAATGGCCTACTTCTACTTAGCTAAAATGCTAGCTAATAGATTAGGACAaaacactttttttcttttcttaaaaaagttATCATTATAAGCATTTTTTGTTTTCTCCCTTGTGTTATTCATATTTTCTCAGTTAAAAACACCTATCTATGAATGGAAGAAATCCCGTGAATTTGTCTCAGAATCACTAGTAGGATATCATTATGAGAGAGGGGCCACAGAGTCTCAGGAAAAGACAAAAGGACACTCCCACTACATTCATGTAAGTACAAAATTTCAATGTGCAGAGAGCCGAGGGGATTCATCGCATGTGGTCAAACCCAGCTTTTGTGGCGAATAGAAAGCAAAAGTTAAAGTGAAAGCTAAACTCAGCAACACAACACTTTGCATCGTCATAATGCAGGGCATATGACATATGTATGTGATTGAGAATGTGAGAGAAGATAGAAACAGAGAAAATGAAGTCTACCTTAGCTAGCTGACATATCTgatataaaaatttgttgttgaataattatcaatttatttttattgttaacgGGCAGAGATATATGACAAGGGAGTTTAAGAACAAAAATGGCGGCACATTGGATATACAAAATCAAGTGAAAGAAAGAAATGACATCTAACATTGAAGCAACAAATGACAGATGCTTTAATATGGTGTATGCATGCATGAGCATGATGTAATACATTGAGAAAGTGTGTGTATCCTACCTACCAACACCACCTGTAATCCATTGAAACACTGTTGAGTCTTGAGAAATAAACCCATCATAATTCATCAGGTGTCCTACCCTACCACCCCACATTCATATTATATTTTTcgccttttattattatt
Coding sequences:
- the LOC112733833 gene encoding uncharacterized protein, producing the protein MATEALLQLGILILTLSLFLVMTYLRNQTLHARTRARNRDPKPEANRHLAQASRLLALARPRDARAALTEADRALSLNPREPTAHILRARALRIMGHHAAALRSMDFALWPPAVRLLSTEDRADALVERAELKLAVNRRRRIDSAVEDLIAAVELSEGERVDSEALCLLGKCYESKGMKEKAKEAFRKVLDVEPDSIEARNGLDRLGP
- the LOC112735503 gene encoding uncharacterized protein, whose amino-acid sequence is MQSPKTIKEVQHLTGYLAALSRFLPAAATRSYHFFKTMKKSDKFVWTKDCKRAFSEFKHILGSPPILKKSEQGKLLFVFLSISTNTISFVLVTEAGKEQHPVYFISKVLQNAETRYPMIEKLAFGLVITARRLRHYFQTHPIIVRTGHPLRHILSKPDLAERLTKWAIELSEFDISYQSQGSPKVQALADFILEFTDKEDHIKTWELYVDEASSENECGAGILLKDDNGVHAEQSIKFLFETTNNQAEYEALLVGLRLAKEVGIFSLKVHCDSLLVVQQVNGHFQVRDSLLEKYLNSVKTMMKSFQNFEILHMPREQNCRANILSKLATYIVTDQTEKLNHLTLTESSLDTKSILSVSQEEDWRSTFIRYLKSGQIPEGENPRTFRYKANQYTLLGADLYRQGISRPLLKCLGRAEVETAMDEVHDWICGYHTGSRSLATKILRAG
- the LOC112733832 gene encoding AP2-like ethylene-responsive transcription factor AIL5 encodes the protein MHSHSLLSMETLTTSSSIYHHSLPPPPPPPHYYFLYANGTTDLKPEGLDGTSQLDHNIMPQQPSFFVNPNLQPPQPLLPKLEYFFQTDTNDDDDSSSLTQDLKALAADAAFLAFSSANSVSQVLDAHSSRNDDFAFSASGGGSSSNSKKVVGDTFGQRTSIYRGVTRHRWTGRYEAHLWDNSCRREGQARKGRQGGYDKEEKAARAYDLAALKYWGPTATTNFPVSNYIKELEEMKDVGKLEFIASLRRRSSGFSRGASIYRGVTSRHHQQGRWQARIGRVAGNKDLYLGTFASEEEAAEAYDIAAIKFRGLNAVTNFETSRYNVEAIMNNSLPVGGVAKRLRLSLESEKEEAASTHTHQPPKTESESSIMTLSTIPAPPAQFDSVTPYCYQFHSPDAVNDAIMPM
- the LOC112733831 gene encoding receptor-like cytosolic serine/threonine-protein kinase RBK1 gives rise to the protein MQEFRGKLQKVIKKANPDIDWGVFNNYNNYYYNNRKEESKSGSDELASPRGMFEAMSTADSDYSSRGSSSNYSSLHSPGNRPPSPPGPGLPKANATKGDVNGQQQWKVMIDVLRFKNVRRFSNIPLLAASYEISRKNLRKKVARKRDGEDDDDLPIDLDSIPTKPSWRNFPYADLAAATDNFSPENMLGKGGHAEVYRGCLPDGQIVAVKRLMMNDEKEIEDQVGDFLSELGIIAHINHPNAALLLGFGIEKGLYFVLQYAPRGSLSSLLFGSQGLEWKARFKVAFGVAKGLKYLHHDCPRRIIHRDIKASNILLDNNFEAEISDFGLAKWLPDQWEHHVVFPIEGTFGYLAPEYFMHGLVDEKTDVFAFGVLLLELITGRRAVDSNSRESLVIWAKPLLDAKQIKEIVDPRLGDQYDLIEMKNAMTTASLCVHHKPSMRPYMNKVVKLLKGEEVAVEITQKTKSPRSLLLDACDLEDYTCSNYLNDLNRHKQLIME